The sequence below is a genomic window from Ignavibacteriales bacterium.
AACAACCTTTGAGTATGAAAAGGGGAGATAAAAATCTTTATCCGGATCAAAGCCCGCTAGTGATTGAGCACAGCCTGTTGCCGTGTCCATCAATGCAGGATGCATTCTGAAATCGGATATTTCGGATTTAAACTCCGTTGGGATCTGAATTTTAGCAATTGCCTCGTTAGTACCATATCTTAATTCAACAAGATTTTTCCAGCGGGCACCAAAATTCATGTGCGGATGATTAATTTTTTTATCTTGTATCGGGATTACTTTACCGCAGTTCGAAATTATTTTCTCTAACTTAATTTTTTCACTGTTTGCACGCTTAACAGTGCTTATGAATCCACGTACATTTTCCTCCCAGCCTGATCCGGCTGAAACAGGTTTTGACAGAACTGTAAATTCATATTCGTCATCAACTTTGTTGAGTTTTATTTTTAACTCCTTCGTTTCATCCTGCTTTAAAAGTACTGGTGAAAGAAAGAATGTATCTTTAATTTGATCAACCGAATCTGCTTTACCGTTTTTAACGGAAGCCAACGCTAACTCCAGGTAACCTGTTCCGGGAATTATATAATCGCCTTGTTTGGTCTGATGTTCATTAAGTATCCAGAAATTTTCGGGCTGCAGCAGGTTTGTAAATTCCAATTCATCGGGATTATTTATTGAATTAATACCAAGCAAAGGATGCTCTGATTTTTTTCCGCTGACAGGCTCTTCGATTATTCCAAGACTTTGGGCAATTCTTGCGGCCATACCGACTTCCTGCCACTGTCCCCAATTAATTGAAATAAATCTTGTCCCTTCTGAATCCTTTTTTGCCTGCGCAAGAGCGTCAAGAAAACAATTGGCTGAGGTATAATCAACCTGACCAGTCGGTCCCAGAATTGCACTTGCTGATGAGAACATAATTATAAATTCAGGGTTGTATTTTTCAGCTAATTCTGCTAACAATAAAGTTCCGTGTACTTTTGGTGCTAAAACTTTATGCGCATCTTCCTTTTTCTTGAACAGGATAACACCGTCATCAATTGTACCGGCGGAATGAATAACACCATTAATTTTTCCAAAATTATTTTTAACTGATTCGAATAATTTTTCCAATTGAACCGTATCAGTAATATCAGCTGAAACATATTGTATCTCAGCTCCAAAATTCTGGATCTCAATCAGTTTATGAATAGTATCTCTAAGTCTTAGATTCTGTTTTTCCGATACAATTATTTTTCCCCATTCCTCCGAAGGCGGAAGCTGCTGCCTTGAGACAAGCACTAAACGCGCATGATATTTTTTTGCAATATCCTTTGCCAGGGTAAGGGATATGCCTCCAAGTCCGCCTGTTAAAATATAAACCCCGCCATCTTTAAATAGCGGTTTTTGCTTTTCAATACTATTTATGTTCAGTTTCTCAAAGGTCTGCACGAGTCGGTTACCATCTCTGTAAGCAATGGTGCTATCCTTAAACTCTCTGTTGAACTCAGATAAAATTCTTTCAATTGTTGTTTCAACCGGTGTATTATTCTCAATATCAATTGCTGAACATTCGATGTCAGGAAATTCTTTTGGAATAACTTTTACGGGACCAAGATTAACTGACCGAATATATGAGTTTATCTTTTCTGTTCCTGTTTTATGAACAGAATCAGTTACTGAAATGATTTTAATCTTCTTTTGCAAATCCTCATTGCCAAGTGCTTGGGCAAGAAATAACAGGCTGTAAAAATTGAAATCAATTTCATGATTTATTTGTTTGGTAATTTTATCATTGCTTTCCGTAGTACCCCATGCGTGTAATACAAAATCAGGAAGCATATTAGTTTTGGACAGATTCTCTATCAACAAAATAAAATCATCGTGACTTCCCGCATTTAGTGAGTAAGATACTTCGTTGTGTTTAATGAAACTTTCACCGTGTTTTACAGTAATCACATGTTGATTGAGTTCAGAAAGCCTGCTATTCAGTTTTACCGATAAATCATTTTCAGAGATTAATAACAACCATGATTTTTTTGTATTCTTAAATTCAGATTCGTTAAAAGCAGCGAATTCCGATTTCTTCCAGACGGGTTTTGAAAACCAGTCAGACAGGTTTGTGATTTTTTTCAATGGATCAGAGTCTTCTATCATTCTGCCTGAACTCTTACCTGGCTCAATCCAGTATGGCTGGTGATCGAATGCATAGGTAGGGAGGTTGATTCTTTTTCTTTTTTCGTTCCCGCGCACCAAGGACCACTGAATATTTAAACCTGCCAGCCACAATCTTCCCACTGATCTCAGGATATATTCGTAGTCTGAAACTATTTCCTGAGGATGCCGCAGGGACGCAATTACGGAGTGTGAATTTGTTTTTGAAGGGTGGCTTCTGACTAATGAACTTAATGTATTGCCGGGACCAACTTCTAAAAATACACTGTTTGATTCCTTTAGAATCTCAGATAAGCCGTCGGCAAAACGGACAGTTTTTCTTAGGTGGTTAACCCAGTAATCAGGTGATGTAGCTTCTGATTTTTTAATCCATGTTCCGCTAAGGTTTGATACAAAAGGAATTTTTGGTTCACTTAGTTTTACTTTAGCCCAACCTGCTCTGAATTCTTCTAAATATGGGTCAAGCATTTTTGAATGAGCCGCAACAGAAATTTTTATTCTGTTTGCATCTACACCGTCCGCTTTTAATTTTATTTCTGCTTCACTAATTGAATCTACGGTACCTGAAAGTACAGTAGTACTTTCACCGTTAACAACAGCGACGGATAAATTTTCATTCGTGTACGTCAGTACTTCAGCTTCCGGCAATGGCACACTGAGCATTCCGCCTTCCGGCATCTTTTCAAAGATTCTTCCGCGTAATTCAACCAGTGCCAATGCATCTTCAAGTGACATTACATCTGATATACATGCGGCTGCATATTCGCCCATACTATGCCCGGTCATTGATGATGGTTTTATTCCCCACGATATCCACATCTTTGCCAGGGCGAATTCAGTTATAAATATTGACAGAATTGAATTTAAAGGTTTCTGTAATTGCGCGGCAGCTTCTTCAACTTTATCTGCTTCGGGAAAGAAGAGCGGCTGTAAATCAAGGTTGAACTTTGATTTCAGTATTGAAAGACATTTGTCGAGCTCCTCGCGGTAGACATTTTGATGAATGTATAACTCTAATCCCATATTCGGATATTGTGCGCCGCCTCCGGGAAACATAAATACAACAGATGGTTCCTGCCCCTCATGGATATTTCTAAATAATCTTTTGGGATCTTTCTGTATTAAAATCTCACGCGCTTCTGAAGTATTTTTTGCGACAAGAATTTGTCTGGCGCTGAATTCCTTTCTTCCCGTCTGAAGTGTAAAAGAAGTATCTGCAAGGTTCACTTCTTTTTCTTCTTCAAAAAAGTCGATGAATTTTTTTGTAACGCCATCAATCGAGGCCTGGTTCCTTGCAGACCAAACTAATAATTGATATGGTTTCGAAGTACCTGAACTCTGAAGTGCAGGCGCTTCCTCGACTATTACGTGCGCATTTGTACCACCGACTCCGAGTGAACTAACCCCTGCGCGCCTTGGGATATTTGAAATTGTCCAATCGGATAATTTATCATTAACGTAAAAAGGACTGTTTTCAAAATTTATTTGGGGGTTGGGTTTTTCAAAATTTAAACTTGCAGGTATTTGTTTGTGTTTAAGTGCCAGAATAGTTTTAATAAAACCGGCAACACCGGCGGCAGTATCAAGGTGACCTATGTTTGTTTTTAGTGAGCCTATCCTGCAGTACTTATTTTTCTTAGTGAATTTTTTAAATGCTTCAGTCAATGCTGTTATTTCAATCGGATCACCTATTGCCGTGCCTGTTCCGTGAGTTTCAATATATGTGATTGTTTCCGGATTGATATCAGCGATTGTCAACGCCTCAACTATTGCTTGTGATTGACCATCAACACTCGGCGCCAAATAACCTACCTTCATAGAACCATCGTTATTTATTGCCGTTGCCTTAATTACACCATGAATTATATCACCATCATTAATCGCATCCTGTATGCGGCGAAGTACAACCACTCCGGTACCGCTGCCGAATATTGTTCCGGAAGACTGATGATCAAACGCACGGCAATGCCCGTCAATTGAGAGTATTTCACCTTCTTCATAAGTGTATCCGCGCTTTTGCGGCAGTTCAATTGTAACACCTCCGGCAAGTGCCATATCGCATTCACCATTCAGCAGACTTTGAACCGCAAAATGTATTGCGACAAGTGAGGTTGAACAAGCTGTTTGAACATTCACACTTGGTCCGGTAAGATTAAAATTATATGATACTCTTGTAGTTAAAAAATCTTTGTCATTGCCTGTATGTCTTAATAAAAATAATCCCGTCGACTTTATAAGTTTAGGATTGGTAAGAATATTGAACATGAAGTATGAATTCATTCCACAGCCGCCGAAGACTCCTATTGGTCCGTTAAGTCCCTCAGGGGTATATCCCGCATCTTCAAGCGCTTCCCAGGAACATTCCAAAAAATGCCTGTGCTGCGGATCCATTATTGCCGCTTCTTTAGGACTTAATCCGAAAAACCCTGCATCGAACATTTCGACTTCATCAAATACAACTCCGGCTTTTACGTAATTC
It includes:
- a CDS encoding SDR family oxidoreductase; its protein translation is MEKQLNYNDSDIAVVGMACRLPDAKNYNEFWKNLVSAKESITFFSDEDLRKSGVDEEHLNNPNYVKAGVVFDEVEMFDAGFFGLSPKEAAIMDPQHRHFLECSWEALEDAGYTPEGLNGPIGVFGGCGMNSYFMFNILTNPKLIKSTGLFLLRHTGNDKDFLTTRVSYNFNLTGPSVNVQTACSTSLVAIHFAVQSLLNGECDMALAGGVTIELPQKRGYTYEEGEILSIDGHCRAFDHQSSGTIFGSGTGVVVLRRIQDAINDGDIIHGVIKATAINNDGSMKVGYLAPSVDGQSQAIVEALTIADINPETITYIETHGTGTAIGDPIEITALTEAFKKFTKKNKYCRIGSLKTNIGHLDTAAGVAGFIKTILALKHKQIPASLNFEKPNPQINFENSPFYVNDKLSDWTISNIPRRAGVSSLGVGGTNAHVIVEEAPALQSSGTSKPYQLLVWSARNQASIDGVTKKFIDFFEEEKEVNLADTSFTLQTGRKEFSARQILVAKNTSEAREILIQKDPKRLFRNIHEGQEPSVVFMFPGGGAQYPNMGLELYIHQNVYREELDKCLSILKSKFNLDLQPLFFPEADKVEEAAAQLQKPLNSILSIFITEFALAKMWISWGIKPSSMTGHSMGEYAAACISDVMSLEDALALVELRGRIFEKMPEGGMLSVPLPEAEVLTYTNENLSVAVVNGESTTVLSGTVDSISEAEIKLKADGVDANRIKISVAAHSKMLDPYLEEFRAGWAKVKLSEPKIPFVSNLSGTWIKKSEATSPDYWVNHLRKTVRFADGLSEILKESNSVFLEVGPGNTLSSLVRSHPSKTNSHSVIASLRHPQEIVSDYEYILRSVGRLWLAGLNIQWSLVRGNEKRKRINLPTYAFDHQPYWIEPGKSSGRMIEDSDPLKKITNLSDWFSKPVWKKSEFAAFNESEFKNTKKSWLLLISENDLSVKLNSRLSELNQHVITVKHGESFIKHNEVSYSLNAGSHDDFILLIENLSKTNMLPDFVLHAWGTTESNDKITKQINHEIDFNFYSLLFLAQALGNEDLQKKIKIISVTDSVHKTGTEKINSYIRSVNLGPVKVIPKEFPDIECSAIDIENNTPVETTIERILSEFNREFKDSTIAYRDGNRLVQTFEKLNINSIEKQKPLFKDGGVYILTGGLGGISLTLAKDIAKKYHARLVLVSRQQLPPSEEWGKIIVSEKQNLRLRDTIHKLIEIQNFGAEIQYVSADITDTVQLEKLFESVKNNFGKINGVIHSAGTIDDGVILFKKKEDAHKVLAPKVHGTLLLAELAEKYNPEFIIMFSSASAILGPTGQVDYTSANCFLDALAQAKKDSEGTRFISINWGQWQEVGMAARIAQSLGIIEEPVSGKKSEHPLLGINSINNPDELEFTNLLQPENFWILNEHQTKQGDYIIPGTGYLELALASVKNGKADSVDQIKDTFFLSPVLLKQDETKELKIKLNKVDDEYEFTVLSKPVSAGSGWEENVRGFISTVKRANSEKIKLEKIISNCGKVIPIQDKKINHPHMNFGARWKNLVELRYGTNEAIAKIQIPTEFKSEISDFRMHPALMDTATGCAQSLAGFDPDKDFYLPFSYSKVVVYNDLPQSFYSHIKYLPSENNNLNSLVFDITIADESGSVLIEVKDFVMKKINRDDKLSESKQKSGHTERIEGVHNPVNPKAMSNNILQLGQREGILPGEGAEVFSMIADNPSLPQYIVVSQNLHALFDNMIRSDRNKTTTADSATTGESSRPNLSTEYIPPSTDVEKTIAEVWQEVLGVDMIGINDDFLELGGHSLLLTRIVMKVRKKFSIDLSLGNLFEVPTIAAFAREVNKASESKSDKPVTVISSVSRQAYRVK